A stretch of the Camarhynchus parvulus chromosome 4, STF_HiC, whole genome shotgun sequence genome encodes the following:
- the FOXI3 gene encoding forkhead box protein I3: MSAGELQQAQPRASAPAAAPAPPQPRSAQEAPDMAVYCSENFSVYPQPSLHPPGAAAAAAAAAAAAAAAAASSGQRAGGYALGDYGAPANAGYLWGMNSPAPYLQGPPGAAAAAAAAPFLPPASYGCSRGGQLVGSPPAPGSPSAGGAELSWLSLASQEELLKLVRPPYSYSALIAMAIQSAPERKLTLSHIYQYVAENFPFYKRSKAGWQNSIRHNLSLNDCFRKVPRDEDDPGKGNYWTLDPNCEKMFDNGNFRRKRKRRSEPNAPAATSAASSLGGLKAEEERPIPATGKPCGNSPPPELDPSPSARDHPKSSSPSSIISSTPSCLSTFFSGMSSLSGGGSRLTGGLSGDLHHRNFSAGQLSSGTFTPSSSSSQEVPSPEQLQRVAGPSPAYYSSFHPSSGSQGAQYNHYYNFTVNSLIYTRDGTEV; encoded by the exons ATGAGCGCCGGTGAGTTGCAGCAGGCGCAGCCCAGAGCCTCGGCGCCGgcggccgcccccgcgcccccgcagccccgcagCGCGCAGGAAGCCCCCGACATGGCCGTGTACTGCAGCGAGAACTTCAGCGTCtacccccagcccagccttcaCCCGCCCggcgcagccgccgccgccgccgcggccgccgccgccgctgccgccgccgccgcctcctcggGGCAGCGGGCGGGCGGGTACGCGCTGGGGGACTACGGGGCTCCCGCCAACGCCGGCTACCTGTGGGGCATGAACAGCCCCGCGCCCTACCTGCAGggcccgcccggcgccgccgctgccgctgccgccgcgcCTTTCCTGCCGCCCGCCTCGTACGGCTGCTCGCGGGGCGGGCAGCTCGTGGGCTCGCCCCCGGCGCCCGGCTCGCCGTCGGCGGGCGGCGCggagctgagctggctcagcctggccagccaggaggagctgctgaagctggTGCGGCCGCCCTACTCGTACTCAGCGCTGATCGCCATGGCCATCCAGAGCGCGCCCGAGAGGAAGCTCACCCTCAGCCACATCTACCAGTACGTGGCCGAGAACTTCCCCTTCTACAAGCGCAGCAAGGCCGGGTGGCAGAACAGCATCCGCCACAACCTCAGCCTCAACGACTGCTTCCGCAAGGTGCCCCGCGACGAGGACGACCCCG GGAAGGGAAACTACTGGACCTTAGATCCCAACTGTGAGAAGATGTTTGACAACGGGAACTTCCGTCGCAAACGCAAGCGGCGCTCGGAGCCCAACGCGCCCGCAGCCACCTCTGCGGCCTCCTCTCTGGGGGGTCTGAAGGCTGAGGAAGAGAGACCCATCCCAGCCACAGGCAAACCATGTGGAAACAGCccacccccagagctggaccCCTCACCCTCTGCCAGGGACCATCCCAAAagctcctctccctccagtATCATTTCATCCAcacccagctgcctcagcacctTCTTCAGCGGCATGAGCTCCCTGAGCGGCGGAGGCAGCCGGCTGACGGGGGGTCTCAGTGGTGACTTGCATCATAGGAACTTCTCTGCTGGACAGCTGAGCAGTGGCACTTTCaccccttccagcagctcttctcAGGAGGTgccttccccagagcagctgcagcggGTCGCGGGACCTTCCCCTGCCTACTACAGCTCCTTCCACCCCAGCAGCGGCAGCCAGGGAGCCCAGTACAACCACTACTACAACTTCACAGTCAACAGCCTCATCTACACACGGGATGGAACAGAGGTGTag